CCACGGGCAGGAGATCGGTGACCAGGCCGCGGACGCCCAGCGAGTCGTCCTCGGTGGCGACGTGGACGGGGCCCAGCTTTTGGAATTCATCGTGGAAGAGAATTTCATCGGCCGTTCGGCCCCCGAGAATAAAGGTGGGTTCCCGGCATGCGAGCGCCAGAAGGCGAAGTTCGGCGATTCCCACGCCTCCGCCGATGAGAACCGGCTTTTCGAGTGCGGGATAGCCCCGGCCCAAGGGGCCGCGGAGGCCGATAACCTCGCCCGCTTCCAGTTCTGTCAACTGCTCCGTGAACCCGCCGGCGCGCTTCACGGTGATGGCGTTGGGGTAGGAGAGGGTGAAGGGTTTTTCGTCCCGGCCCGGAAGCCAGACCATGACGAACTGCCCGGGGCTGCACGCGATCTCCGCATCGAAAAAGAGGGTGTGCGTCCACGCGCTCTCGCGCCGGTTTTCCGTGATGCGCGCCATTTTACGCATGTGCGGGGTTCGCCTCCCTGTTTCGGTGGCTCGCACCCACGATCGACTCAAAAGGAGCGCCGCGGAGAAATTCCCCGACGCCGTTCCAGATGTCTTGCGTCAGGGCGACGCTCTCCAGAGTTCCCCGCCCGAGGAAGGCTGTCCCGATTCCCAGGATGCAGGCGCCGGCGAGGGCGTAGTCCACGGCA
The DNA window shown above is from bacterium and carries:
- a CDS encoding dihydroorotate dehydrogenase electron transfer subunit, with product MRKMARITENRRESAWTHTLFFDAEIACSPGQFVMVWLPGRDEKPFTLSYPNAITVKRAGGFTEQLTELEAGEVIGLRGPLGRGYPALEKPVLIGGGVGIAELRLLALACREPTFILGGRTADEILFHDEFQKLGPVHVATEDDSLGVRGLVTDLLPVEGKSYAVCGPERMMTACLAQLPPARSFFAIERYMKCAVGLCGQCTCSGWRVCVDGPVFSGESLRAMSDFGRRRRAKSGRWEAL